A single region of the Rhodococcus sp. W8901 genome encodes:
- a CDS encoding acyl-CoA dehydrogenase family protein, producing MDTDSEREPAEKATAQGTFIELTPPQRALQDELRRYFQQLMTPDERATTLVDRHGPVYRDVVRRMGRDGWLGVGWPKEFGGRGFGSIEQHIFVNEAHRADVQLPSVTLQTVGPTLQAFGTDEQKAFFLPKILSGDLHFAIGYSEPDYGTDLASLRTTAVRVGDHYVVNGQKTFTTGGHAADYIWLAVRTDPDAPKHKGISILIVDTRDPGFTWTPIITADGAHHVDVTYYSDVRVPAQMIVGEENQGWQLIVTQLNYERVMLGPAGRIGGLFDQVHAWAAQHDRLDIPDVRSALIETRATERINELLNWQVAAAEANAPIGAADASATKVFGSERIQRLYDQLEQIVALHGDLADPATAELATWLDVQAKRNLVLTFGGGVNEVQRELIAVNGLGLPRVPR from the coding sequence TTGGACACGGATAGCGAGCGAGAGCCCGCGGAGAAGGCCACAGCCCAGGGAACGTTCATCGAACTCACACCACCTCAGCGCGCGTTGCAGGACGAGTTGCGCCGCTACTTCCAGCAGTTGATGACGCCCGATGAGCGGGCAACGACACTTGTCGACCGGCACGGCCCCGTCTACCGAGACGTGGTCCGTCGGATGGGTCGCGACGGCTGGCTCGGAGTCGGCTGGCCAAAGGAATTCGGCGGTCGCGGCTTCGGTTCGATCGAGCAACACATCTTCGTCAACGAGGCTCACCGCGCCGACGTTCAACTACCGTCTGTCACATTGCAGACCGTCGGGCCGACGCTGCAGGCGTTCGGGACCGACGAGCAGAAGGCGTTCTTCCTGCCCAAGATCTTGTCCGGCGATCTCCACTTTGCAATCGGATACTCCGAACCCGACTACGGGACCGATCTCGCGTCACTTCGCACCACCGCGGTTCGAGTGGGCGACCACTACGTCGTCAACGGCCAGAAGACGTTCACCACGGGAGGCCATGCGGCTGACTACATCTGGCTCGCGGTTCGAACCGATCCCGACGCGCCCAAGCACAAAGGCATCTCGATACTCATCGTCGACACACGCGATCCGGGCTTCACCTGGACACCGATCATCACTGCCGATGGTGCACACCACGTCGATGTGACGTATTACTCCGACGTTCGTGTTCCAGCGCAAATGATTGTCGGCGAGGAGAATCAGGGATGGCAATTGATCGTCACACAGCTCAACTACGAACGGGTGATGCTCGGTCCCGCGGGAAGGATCGGTGGACTGTTCGACCAGGTCCACGCTTGGGCCGCCCAACACGACCGGCTCGACATTCCGGACGTGCGTTCGGCATTGATCGAGACTCGGGCCACCGAGCGGATCAATGAGCTACTGAACTGGCAGGTCGCCGCCGCGGAGGCGAACGCACCGATCGGTGCGGCCGATGCTTCGGCGACGAAAGTGTTCGGGTCCGAGCGAATTCAGCGACTCTACGATCAGCTCGAGCAGATCGTTGCCCTGCATGGGGATCTCGCCGATCCGGCGACAGCAGAGTTGGCAACCTGGCTTGACGTCCAGGCGAAGCGCAATCTGGTTCTGACCTTCGGCGGCGGGGTGAACGAGGTCCAGCGCGAGTTGATCGCCGTGAATGGGCTAGGCCTGCCACGGGTGCCGCGCTGA
- a CDS encoding DUF2470 domain-containing protein, translated as MTSFDAAVVAAVTGHMNGDHAADNLMIVRAFAEPAATGARMTGLDTEAGEWSADVDGTERTVRVPWVGTVTDRASIRTEVVALYQAACEKLGVEPDSH; from the coding sequence ATGACCTCCTTCGACGCCGCCGTCGTCGCCGCCGTGACCGGCCACATGAACGGCGATCACGCCGCCGACAACCTGATGATCGTCCGCGCGTTCGCGGAACCCGCCGCCACCGGTGCCCGCATGACCGGGCTGGACACCGAGGCCGGCGAATGGTCCGCCGACGTCGACGGCACCGAGCGCACCGTGCGGGTGCCCTGGGTCGGCACGGTCACCGACCGCGCCTCGATCCGCACCGAGGTGGTCGCGCTGTACCAGGCCGCGTGCGAGAAGCTGGGCGTCGAACCGGATTCTCACTGA
- a CDS encoding MFS transporter, producing the protein MTAPNVTTTRRFGPLILLNIATLLSATGNGIVIVALPWLVLEQTGRATDAAIVAGAATVPLLLASLFSGTVVDRFGRRPTSLVSDALSALSVAAIPVVAGTIGLSVPVLALLAALGATFDPAGISARESMLPAATRAAGWKLDRVNSLYEANYNVAYLVGPGIGGVLIALVGPESTLWVTAVCFVLSIVTIAFLRLEHAGRPDHATRPASMWTGTLEGLRFVWNDRLLRTLALVDMVIVALYLPIESVLFPKYFTDQGQPAQLGWVLMAMSIGGLVGALAYGALAPYLKRRNLMLIAVSGLGLSMLGMAFLPPLWVLLGLSVVIGLVYGPVGPIANWAMQTRSPEHMRGRVVGVMTSTAYAAGPLGFLLAGPLIDQVGVQTTFFVLAVPVLVVALVCFTLPVLRELDADRQPPTVELGSRP; encoded by the coding sequence GTGACCGCCCCGAACGTGACCACCACCCGACGATTCGGGCCGTTGATTCTGCTCAACATCGCAACGCTGCTGTCGGCGACCGGCAACGGCATCGTCATCGTCGCGCTGCCGTGGCTGGTGCTCGAGCAGACCGGCCGGGCCACCGACGCCGCGATCGTGGCGGGCGCGGCAACCGTTCCGCTGCTGCTGGCGAGCCTGTTCTCGGGCACCGTCGTCGACCGGTTCGGCCGCCGCCCCACGTCGCTGGTGTCGGACGCACTCTCCGCGCTGTCGGTGGCCGCGATCCCGGTCGTCGCGGGCACCATCGGTCTGTCGGTGCCGGTGCTCGCGCTGCTGGCCGCGCTCGGTGCGACGTTCGACCCGGCCGGGATCTCGGCGCGCGAATCGATGCTGCCGGCCGCGACGAGGGCGGCGGGATGGAAACTCGACCGCGTCAACAGCCTGTACGAGGCCAACTACAACGTCGCCTACCTCGTCGGTCCCGGCATCGGCGGTGTCCTGATCGCGTTGGTCGGCCCGGAGAGCACCCTGTGGGTCACCGCGGTCTGCTTCGTCCTGTCGATCGTGACGATCGCGTTCCTGCGCCTCGAGCACGCCGGCCGCCCCGACCACGCCACCCGGCCTGCGTCGATGTGGACGGGCACGCTCGAGGGGCTGCGGTTCGTGTGGAACGACCGCCTGCTGCGCACGCTCGCACTGGTCGACATGGTGATCGTGGCGCTGTATCTGCCGATCGAGTCGGTGTTGTTCCCCAAGTACTTCACTGATCAGGGCCAGCCCGCCCAATTGGGCTGGGTGTTGATGGCGATGAGCATCGGCGGACTGGTCGGCGCCCTCGCCTACGGGGCGCTCGCGCCGTACCTGAAACGCCGGAACCTGATGCTGATCGCGGTCAGCGGCCTCGGATTGTCGATGCTCGGCATGGCGTTCCTGCCACCGCTGTGGGTGCTGCTCGGCCTGTCCGTCGTGATCGGCCTGGTGTACGGGCCGGTGGGTCCGATCGCCAACTGGGCCATGCAGACCCGCAGTCCCGAGCACATGCGTGGCCGCGTCGTCGGAGTGATGACCTCCACCGCGTACGCCGCCGGGCCGCTCGGCTTCCTGTTGGCCGGCCCGCTGATCGATCAGGTCGGCGTCCAGACCACGTTCTTCGTCCTGGCGGTACCGGTGCTCGTGGTGGCGCTCGTGTGCTTCACGCTGCCGGTCCTGCGTGAGTTGGACGCCGACCGGCAGCCTCCGACGGTGGAGCTAGGATCGCGCCCATGA
- a CDS encoding FtsX-like permease family protein, with protein MRRSRLRALARANIRAQRGGFAAMFVAVFCAALLTCALGVLFESGIRGGVTPHRYAGADVVVGAPQTLEVKEDIDQPFAERALLPAAAVDELAALPGVRTAVGDVSVPLTTDDGTLLDGHGWGSAVLAPYSLTAGRAPASATEAVVTGGAAPGDRITLRHGGIGDTYTVVGVAAAPTSEPTERPAAVFLSDARAQELWPHADRVATVGLLAEQGFDASSLAARARGALADGDVRTYTGDARGDVEYLDAGAARSELIMLCGSFAGLAILIAMFVVASTLSLSIRQRRREFALLRAMGATPGQIHRLVGSEVLLVAGLAAVLGVWPGFAVAGMLRAQFTEAGVLPSDFALAYGPLPAVVGVLLAVGTARIAAAIAARRPARLDPTEALRESAVEPATIGRGRLVTGLVFAAGGLATSLLPAVLPGQAALAGAGSSAVLLVISAALLGPALVSTAIARFGGPMRRSSSPALVLAAANTGARARRLAAAITPLALAIAIGSVQLFTQSTISAAADDQSRSGITADLVVSGAAGLAPGLVDAIAAEPAVRAANPITRSQALFTSADSEAPTTEPHAVQGIDPAATSSTLDLDVREGDLGQLRDGTVALSLDAAFDMGAGVGEVVPLRLGDGTLITPTVVATYGRGLGFGDVTLPAAQVREHTTAGTADVVLVTAEPGRVDELRQALQMTPGIAVADRAEFAAAGQDQRRTQSWVSIVALAVLLGYLAVAVVNTLVLATAERGREFALLRLVGASKRQVHRMMRTESVIVVSVAAVVGTLIAIPPLAGIAAAVSGTPIPSVSPVVYGGIIAVTVLLGLCAIALPTRTALRQDPVEAIGTRE; from the coding sequence ATGCGCAGGTCGAGACTGCGGGCCCTCGCCCGCGCCAACATCCGCGCACAACGCGGCGGCTTCGCGGCGATGTTCGTCGCGGTGTTCTGCGCGGCACTGCTCACCTGCGCGCTCGGGGTGCTGTTCGAGTCCGGGATCCGCGGCGGCGTCACCCCGCACCGGTACGCCGGGGCCGACGTCGTCGTCGGTGCGCCCCAGACACTCGAGGTGAAGGAGGACATCGACCAGCCGTTCGCCGAGCGTGCACTGTTGCCGGCCGCGGCCGTCGACGAGTTGGCCGCGCTCCCGGGCGTGCGTACCGCGGTGGGCGATGTGAGCGTGCCACTGACCACCGACGACGGCACGCTGCTCGACGGTCACGGCTGGGGATCGGCCGTCCTCGCGCCGTATTCCCTCACCGCCGGACGCGCCCCCGCGTCCGCGACGGAGGCGGTCGTCACCGGTGGCGCGGCCCCGGGCGATCGGATCACGTTGCGGCACGGCGGCATCGGTGACACCTACACCGTCGTGGGCGTGGCGGCCGCGCCGACGTCCGAACCGACCGAACGCCCGGCGGCGGTGTTCCTCTCCGACGCCCGGGCGCAGGAACTGTGGCCGCACGCCGATCGCGTCGCGACGGTGGGGCTGCTCGCCGAGCAGGGGTTCGACGCATCGTCACTGGCCGCCCGCGCCCGCGGCGCGCTCGCCGACGGCGATGTGCGCACCTACACCGGCGACGCCCGCGGCGACGTCGAGTACCTGGACGCGGGCGCGGCCCGCAGCGAACTGATCATGCTGTGCGGGTCGTTCGCCGGCCTGGCGATCCTGATCGCGATGTTCGTGGTCGCGAGCACGCTGTCGCTGTCGATCCGGCAGCGCCGCCGCGAGTTCGCGTTGCTGCGCGCGATGGGCGCGACCCCCGGCCAGATCCACCGCCTGGTCGGCAGCGAGGTACTGCTGGTGGCCGGGCTCGCCGCGGTGCTCGGCGTGTGGCCGGGGTTCGCCGTCGCCGGCATGCTGCGGGCGCAGTTCACCGAGGCCGGGGTGCTCCCGTCGGACTTCGCGCTGGCGTACGGACCGCTGCCGGCCGTGGTGGGCGTGCTACTGGCCGTCGGCACCGCGCGGATCGCGGCCGCGATCGCCGCCCGCCGTCCGGCCCGGCTCGATCCCACCGAGGCGCTGCGCGAGTCCGCGGTCGAACCCGCCACCATCGGGCGCGGCCGGCTCGTGACCGGACTCGTGTTCGCCGCCGGCGGTCTGGCGACGTCGCTGCTGCCCGCCGTCCTGCCGGGTCAGGCCGCTCTCGCCGGCGCGGGGAGTTCGGCTGTGCTGCTGGTGATCTCGGCGGCACTCCTCGGCCCCGCCCTGGTATCGACCGCGATCGCCCGCTTCGGCGGACCGATGCGACGCAGTTCGTCACCGGCCCTCGTCCTCGCGGCCGCCAACACCGGAGCGCGGGCGCGGCGGCTGGCCGCGGCGATCACCCCGCTGGCCCTGGCCATCGCGATCGGGTCGGTGCAGCTGTTCACCCAGAGCACCATCTCCGCGGCGGCCGACGACCAGTCCCGCAGCGGCATCACCGCCGACCTCGTCGTGAGCGGTGCCGCGGGGCTGGCGCCGGGACTGGTCGACGCCATCGCCGCCGAACCGGCTGTGCGCGCGGCAAATCCGATCACCCGCAGTCAGGCACTGTTCACCAGCGCCGACAGCGAGGCCCCCACCACCGAGCCCCACGCGGTGCAGGGCATCGATCCCGCCGCCACATCGTCGACGCTCGATCTCGATGTGCGCGAAGGTGATCTGGGACAGCTGCGGGACGGCACCGTCGCGCTCAGTCTCGACGCCGCCTTCGACATGGGCGCCGGCGTGGGCGAGGTGGTGCCGCTGCGACTCGGCGACGGGACGCTGATCACCCCGACCGTCGTGGCGACGTACGGCCGCGGTCTCGGATTCGGTGATGTCACGCTGCCGGCCGCGCAGGTTCGGGAGCACACCACCGCGGGCACCGCCGACGTCGTCCTGGTCACCGCGGAGCCCGGTCGGGTCGACGAACTTCGTCAGGCGCTGCAGATGACGCCCGGGATCGCCGTCGCGGACCGCGCCGAGTTCGCCGCCGCCGGTCAGGACCAGCGGCGCACCCAGTCGTGGGTGAGCATCGTGGCCCTGGCGGTCCTGCTCGGCTACCTCGCGGTCGCCGTCGTCAACACGCTCGTGCTGGCGACCGCCGAACGCGGCCGGGAGTTCGCGCTGCTGCGCCTGGTCGGCGCGAGCAAGCGGCAGGTGCACCGGATGATGCGGACGGAGTCGGTGATCGTGGTGTCGGTCGCCGCGGTGGTCGGCACGCTCATCGCGATCCCCCCGCTCGCCGGCATCGCGGCGGCCGTATCGGGTACGCCGATCCCGAGTGTCTCCCCCGTCGTCTACGGCGGCATCATCGCGGTCACCGTCCTGCTGGGGCTGTGCGCGATCGCGCTTCCGACGCGGACCGCGCTGCGCCAGGACCCGGTCGAGGCCATCGGCACCCGCGAGTAG
- a CDS encoding ABC transporter ATP-binding protein, which translates to MSSFTATPPLIESPPRAAVRLDAVTKSYGSGRAEVTALDNVSLTLAPGSFTAVMGPSGSGKSTFLHCAAGLDQPTRGSVWLGDTELSSLEPKARTVFRRDHIGFVFQAYNLMSALTVEQNVTLPLLLAGRAADRAHLDYVLNAVGLDGKRDRRPAEMSGGQQQRVAIARALITQPHAVFADEPTGALDSRTGRQVLDLLRRTTTELGQTIVMVTHDPVAAAHADRVLFLADGRLVGRMDSPTAAAVADHMTHLGEW; encoded by the coding sequence ATGTCCTCCTTCACCGCAACGCCCCCGCTCATCGAGAGCCCGCCTCGGGCCGCCGTCCGACTCGACGCCGTCACCAAGTCGTACGGCTCCGGCCGGGCCGAGGTCACCGCGCTCGACAACGTCAGCCTCACACTCGCGCCCGGCAGTTTCACCGCCGTCATGGGGCCGTCCGGCTCGGGCAAGAGCACGTTCCTGCACTGCGCCGCCGGGCTGGATCAGCCGACGCGGGGTTCGGTGTGGCTGGGCGACACCGAGCTCAGCTCACTCGAGCCCAAGGCCCGCACGGTGTTCCGGCGCGACCACATCGGCTTCGTGTTCCAGGCGTACAACCTCATGTCGGCGCTGACGGTGGAGCAGAACGTAACGCTGCCGCTGCTGCTGGCCGGCCGCGCCGCCGACCGGGCGCACCTCGACTACGTCCTGAACGCGGTCGGGCTCGACGGCAAGCGCGACCGTCGCCCGGCCGAGATGTCGGGCGGCCAACAGCAGCGCGTCGCGATCGCCCGCGCGCTCATCACGCAGCCCCACGCGGTGTTCGCGGACGAGCCCACCGGAGCACTCGACAGCCGCACCGGCCGCCAGGTGCTCGACCTGTTGCGCCGCACCACCACCGAACTGGGGCAGACCATCGTCATGGTGACCCACGATCCGGTCGCCGCCGCGCACGCCGACCGGGTGTTGTTCCTCGCCGACGGACGCCTCGTCGGCCGGATGGACTCCCCCACCGCGGCCGCGGTCGCCGACCACATGACCCACCTCGGGGAGTGGTGA
- a CDS encoding sensor histidine kinase — protein MQWTERLNERWRAVRFLAVEAGAAVVSLCFLVVGLVIGAMLILIVGWLAVPAYVRALRWWAGRARVRAGRYTGTVVGERYPQITDHPGFDDLRRLLTAQSTRRDFAWVAVHSIAALTAGLLAIGLPAAALNSLAIPFYWWALPPDEPVSSIYPVTSWWGAAPMPLVAVGYVLLGWWTIPAMARGISGLASRLLAPRRETELSERVSALTASRAAALDAHAAELRRIERDLHDGAQNRLVAVVMMLGLAERSLRVDPDQALPQLLRAQDAASDALSELRTLVHDIYPPILDELGLGGAVSALAGRCTVPCVLDVDGLRRAPAAVEAAAYFVVAEALTNVVKHSGAERVQLTIGTRDDAAGATMVIDVLDDGHGGAVETAGSGLAGIRRRVAAFEGTMTVQSPLGGPTRLEVTLPCGF, from the coding sequence GTGCAGTGGACCGAACGCCTGAACGAGCGGTGGCGCGCCGTCCGCTTCCTCGCGGTCGAGGCCGGCGCCGCCGTCGTCTCGCTCTGCTTCCTCGTGGTCGGGCTGGTGATCGGGGCGATGCTGATCCTGATCGTCGGCTGGCTCGCGGTGCCCGCGTACGTGCGCGCGCTGCGGTGGTGGGCGGGCCGGGCGCGGGTGCGGGCCGGGCGGTACACGGGGACCGTGGTGGGCGAGCGGTATCCGCAGATCACGGACCATCCGGGCTTCGACGATCTACGGCGGCTGCTGACCGCACAGTCCACGCGACGCGACTTTGCGTGGGTCGCCGTGCACTCGATCGCGGCGCTCACGGCGGGTCTGCTGGCGATAGGACTGCCGGCGGCGGCGCTGAATTCGCTGGCGATCCCGTTCTACTGGTGGGCGCTGCCGCCCGACGAGCCGGTGAGCAGCATCTATCCGGTCACGTCGTGGTGGGGTGCGGCGCCGATGCCGCTCGTCGCCGTCGGCTACGTGCTGCTGGGGTGGTGGACGATCCCCGCGATGGCCCGGGGCATCAGCGGGCTCGCGTCCCGGCTGCTCGCGCCGCGGCGGGAAACCGAACTGTCCGAACGGGTCTCGGCCCTGACCGCGAGCCGTGCCGCCGCCCTCGACGCGCACGCCGCGGAGCTGCGGCGGATCGAACGGGACCTGCACGACGGTGCCCAGAATCGGTTGGTCGCGGTGGTGATGATGCTCGGTCTCGCCGAACGCTCGCTGCGGGTGGACCCGGATCAGGCTCTGCCGCAGCTGCTTCGGGCGCAGGACGCCGCGTCGGACGCGCTGTCGGAGCTGCGGACGCTGGTCCACGACATCTATCCGCCGATCCTCGACGAGCTCGGGCTGGGCGGTGCCGTGTCGGCGCTGGCGGGACGCTGCACGGTGCCGTGCGTGCTCGACGTCGACGGCCTGCGCCGGGCGCCCGCCGCGGTGGAGGCGGCCGCGTACTTCGTCGTCGCCGAGGCCCTCACCAACGTCGTCAAGCACAGCGGTGCCGAGCGCGTGCAGCTCACGATCGGCACCCGCGACGACGCGGCGGGGGCGACCATGGTGATCGACGTCCTCGACGACGGGCACGGCGGTGCGGTGGAGACCGCGGGCAGCGGATTGGCCGGGATCCGGCGCCGCGTGGCAGCGTTCGAGGGAACTATGACCGTGCAGAGCCCGCTCGGCGGGCCGACGAGACTCGAGGTGACACTGCCGTGCGGATTCTGA
- a CDS encoding response regulator, with protein sequence MRILIAEDDALLREGLALLLRSVGIEVTAAVDDAEKFLAAFEADPPDGAVLDVRMPPTFTNEGLKAAIEARRRRPGFPVLVLSAYVEDRYAGELLSGGASGVGYLLKERVGKVEEFVDALRRVVDGGTVMDPEVISQLMSRRRADDPIRTLTPRESEVLGLMAEGLGNADIARKLVVSDTAVSKHIGNIFAKLGLSASDTGHRRVLAVLAHLRS encoded by the coding sequence GTGCGGATTCTGATCGCCGAGGACGACGCTCTGCTCCGGGAGGGGCTCGCGCTCCTGCTGCGCAGCGTCGGGATCGAGGTGACGGCTGCGGTCGACGACGCCGAGAAGTTCCTCGCGGCGTTCGAGGCGGATCCGCCGGACGGTGCCGTGCTGGACGTGCGCATGCCGCCGACGTTCACCAACGAGGGCCTGAAGGCGGCGATCGAGGCGCGGCGGCGTCGGCCCGGATTCCCGGTCCTGGTGCTCTCGGCATACGTCGAGGACCGGTACGCGGGGGAGCTGCTGTCGGGTGGCGCGTCCGGCGTCGGCTACCTGCTCAAGGAGCGGGTCGGCAAGGTCGAGGAGTTCGTCGACGCGCTGCGCCGGGTGGTCGACGGCGGGACGGTGATGGATCCCGAGGTGATCTCGCAGCTCATGAGCCGGCGCCGGGCCGACGATCCCATCCGCACCCTCACCCCGCGCGAATCGGAGGTGTTGGGACTGATGGCGGAGGGGCTCGGCAACGCGGACATCGCCCGCAAACTCGTGGTCAGCGACACCGCGGTGAGCAAGCACATCGGTAACATCTTCGCGAAGCTCGGACTGTCAGCGTCGGATACCGGACACCGGCGGGTGCTCGCGGTGCTCGCCCACCTGCGCTCCTGA
- a CDS encoding Rv1535 domain-containing protein → MIVSLPALSAFASALAPSRTDPLTGAVAAVLTPPLRHTYAVLLRAGVLIVD, encoded by the coding sequence GTGATCGTTTCGTTACCTGCACTGTCTGCGTTCGCATCGGCTCTCGCTCCCTCGCGGACCGATCCGTTGACCGGTGCCGTCGCCGCAGTTCTGACCCCGCCGCTGCGCCACACGTACGCCGTGCTGCTGCGCGCGGGAGTGCTGATCGTCGACTGA